One segment of Oscillospiraceae bacterium MB08-C2-2 DNA contains the following:
- a CDS encoding spore germination protein, giving the protein MFKLFKKSSKEKEQIIEEKVNQWNAPLEEKQVCASLDDNISISHQLFSGMDIIQYRQVESGGKTPLRCFLVFCEGSVDAEIINSNIIRPLMCHVPDDIRVSPETLLQRVIQVGETKTAGCYKDVVEGVMCGNTVLFAEGCDQAFVLNTKHFVVRAISEPDNEKVLVGPREGFTECLIQNISQIIRRLHTNDLKTKRLVLGKRTKTSVYVCYFDSLADKGIVQNILQMLDNIDIDGVLDSNYITELIRDKRWSAFRTTGYTERPDTVVGKLLEGRIAIFVDGSPMVLTIPYLFIENFQSSEDYYLSYYYTSFARILRFCAFLLTITIPSFYIAIVAFHQEMMPLELLIRIALERQKVPLPAALEAVVMLLVFDILRETGIRMPSNIGQALSIVGALVIGQAAVEASLVAAPMIIIVAATGITGLLVPKLNAPILLWRFFFLFLTSLFGFFGFTIAFSVIIIHITNLTSFGVEQVTIEGGFHFQHVKDIFIRAPWPFMIERPREITKNRTRQSRGDGNG; this is encoded by the coding sequence ATGTTCAAATTATTTAAAAAATCATCCAAAGAAAAAGAACAGATTATAGAGGAAAAAGTGAACCAGTGGAATGCCCCTCTGGAAGAAAAGCAGGTATGCGCTTCGCTGGATGATAATATTTCCATCAGCCATCAGCTTTTCAGTGGTATGGATATTATTCAGTATAGGCAAGTTGAAAGCGGGGGAAAAACACCTCTGCGGTGTTTTCTTGTGTTTTGTGAAGGTTCTGTCGATGCGGAAATCATTAACAGCAATATTATAAGGCCCCTCATGTGCCATGTTCCGGATGATATCCGTGTATCCCCGGAGACACTTTTGCAGAGAGTCATACAGGTTGGCGAAACCAAAACAGCAGGCTGCTATAAGGATGTGGTAGAAGGGGTTATGTGCGGCAATACAGTCCTTTTTGCCGAGGGCTGTGATCAGGCGTTTGTGCTGAATACCAAACACTTTGTCGTGCGCGCCATCAGCGAGCCGGATAATGAAAAGGTGCTGGTAGGGCCTCGGGAAGGGTTTACAGAATGTCTGATACAGAATATTTCCCAGATTATCCGCCGCCTGCATACCAACGATCTGAAAACAAAAAGGCTGGTGTTGGGTAAGCGCACCAAGACCTCTGTGTATGTATGCTATTTTGATAGTTTGGCAGATAAAGGGATTGTTCAAAACATTCTGCAAATGCTGGATAACATTGATATTGACGGTGTGTTGGATTCCAACTATATCACGGAGCTGATTCGGGATAAACGCTGGAGCGCTTTTCGTACAACAGGCTATACCGAGCGGCCAGATACTGTGGTGGGTAAGCTGCTGGAGGGGCGCATTGCCATATTTGTGGATGGATCGCCCATGGTGCTGACTATCCCTTATTTGTTCATTGAGAATTTTCAGAGCAGTGAAGATTATTACCTAAGCTATTATTACACCTCTTTTGCCCGCATACTGCGATTCTGTGCCTTTTTGCTTACCATTACCATCCCCTCCTTTTATATTGCCATTGTGGCGTTTCATCAGGAGATGATGCCCCTTGAGCTGTTGATCCGCATTGCTCTGGAACGCCAAAAGGTGCCGCTGCCCGCCGCCTTGGAGGCTGTGGTGATGCTGCTGGTGTTTGATATATTGCGTGAAACAGGCATTCGTATGCCCTCCAACATCGGTCAGGCACTGAGCATTGTGGGTGCGCTGGTAATCGGGCAGGCGGCGGTAGAAGCCAGTTTGGTTGCTGCACCCATGATTATTATTGTAGCGGCCACGGGCATCACAGGGCTTTTGGTACCCAAGCTCAACGCACCCATCCTTTTGTGGCGTTTTTTCTTTTTGTTTCTGACTTCACTGTTTGGGTTCTTTGGCTTTACCATTGCGTTTTCCGTCATTATTATTCACATCACCAACCTGACCTCATTTGGAGTTGAACAGGTCACCATTGAGGGCGGTTTTCATTTTCAGCATGTTAAGGATATTTTTATCCGCGCACCGTGGCCGTTTATGATTGAGCGCCCCCGAGAGATTACGAAAAACCGAACCCGGCAATCGAGAGGTGACGGCAATGGCTAA
- a CDS encoding GntR family transcriptional regulator, which yields MQEIHPSSSKARLPRYIAVYNALCEMIKPMQPGEKLPTEDELIHRFDVSRNTVRQAIQLMQEDRLVYKKQGAGTFVTRQPFMKGSSVNNYAPVEELLRRQNIDFQLEQTHVTLQDVDDLESEILGLPKGSPIYVFERIYTNTSPKGAVYAYLLDFVPPKTIAAAPTDAGVNELVRTVDEMGRSANCIVSATSAGKLYAGIFKEPPSTALLLLQQIVHGEREELLFFNKTYINSQVFELAVQLYRN from the coding sequence ATGCAGGAAATACACCCATCCAGCTCAAAGGCGCGGCTTCCGCGTTATATTGCCGTATACAACGCATTATGCGAAATGATCAAGCCGATGCAGCCCGGCGAAAAACTGCCCACAGAGGATGAGCTTATTCACCGGTTTGATGTTTCCCGCAACACGGTTCGGCAGGCTATCCAGCTGATGCAGGAGGATAGACTGGTCTATAAGAAGCAGGGCGCCGGTACCTTTGTAACACGTCAGCCCTTTATGAAAGGCAGCAGTGTTAACAACTATGCCCCTGTGGAAGAGCTTCTGCGCCGCCAGAACATTGACTTCCAGCTGGAGCAAACACATGTGACCTTGCAGGATGTAGATGATTTGGAAAGTGAAATCTTAGGTTTACCAAAAGGTTCCCCCATTTATGTATTTGAGCGAATTTATACCAACACCTCACCGAAAGGTGCTGTTTATGCTTATCTTTTAGACTTTGTGCCTCCCAAAACCATTGCAGCTGCGCCTACGGATGCGGGCGTGAATGAACTGGTTCGTACAGTGGATGAAATGGGCCGCTCGGCCAACTGCATTGTCAGTGCCACCTCGGCGGGCAAGCTCTATGCCGGGATTTTCAAGGAGCCTCCCAGCACCGCACTTTTGCTTTTGCAGCAAATCGTACACGGTGAACGGGAAGAGCTATTGTTTTTCAATAAAACCTACATAAATTCACAGGTATTTGAACTGGCTGTTCAGCTATACCGCAACTGA
- a CDS encoding ECF transporter S component, with amino-acid sequence MNNIKKDFSLMTILLIPVAIALNVVGGQIAAALALPLYIDSIGTIMAGILAGPWVGLVTGVLSNVINGIFQPNFFPFAIVSGIIGLVSGFLSRKEMFTKWWKIVVSILCVTLVGVIVGSPIVMYVYGGITGTGSTYITALMMAAGQNMLTSVFTSQVFTEIADKGLSIVLAYIIIRAMSDRILVKYPCGAQFMKHQAKVAVSAPSGVAPTAINAEKLDLSDDQQ; translated from the coding sequence ATGAACAATATTAAAAAAGATTTTAGCCTAATGACGATTCTTTTAATCCCGGTTGCCATTGCACTCAATGTAGTGGGCGGACAAATCGCAGCCGCATTGGCGCTTCCCCTTTATATTGATTCAATCGGCACTATTATGGCCGGTATTCTGGCTGGGCCATGGGTTGGGCTTGTCACTGGTGTTCTGAGCAATGTAATCAACGGTATTTTCCAACCTAACTTTTTCCCCTTTGCCATTGTGAGCGGGATCATCGGTTTGGTATCCGGCTTTCTCTCCCGCAAGGAAATGTTTACCAAGTGGTGGAAAATCGTTGTTTCCATCCTGTGTGTCACACTGGTGGGTGTCATCGTCGGTTCCCCCATTGTTATGTATGTTTACGGCGGAATCACCGGAACGGGCAGCACGTATATCACCGCTTTGATGATGGCTGCGGGGCAAAATATGCTGACCTCTGTCTTTACTTCTCAGGTATTCACTGAAATCGCCGATAAGGGCCTTTCCATTGTTCTTGCTTACATTATTATTCGAGCCATGAGCGACCGCATTCTAGTCAAATATCCGTGTGGGGCACAGTTCATGAAGCATCAGGCAAAGGTTGCCGTTTCTGCCCCATCAGGTGTTGCTCCCACAGCCATTAACGCAGAAAAACTGGATCTTTCGGATGACCAACAATAG
- a CDS encoding energy-coupling factor transporter transmembrane component T has product METARSYSHKFLHRLYPTTKLIYLLLFSVLVLLVPAWQYEYALFALMALLAAAGSHLGTFLKKVCHSVLLLMVLIFVLQSMFRSGTDVIFYIWIFSVKWEGIHFALRLCGILLVIASAFILYFQTTEVQDLILALEQMGVSPTVSYVILSTLQMIPQTKKRSEVIMDAQQSRGIETKGKLSTRLKAFIPMLAPLILSSFSGIEERALTLEARAFSAPCKKTNIRTLVHSRQDKILGFAGWAMMVCAVIARVLLWR; this is encoded by the coding sequence ATGGAAACCGCCAGAAGTTATTCCCATAAATTTTTACATAGACTTTACCCCACCACAAAGCTGATTTATCTGCTCCTGTTTTCTGTGCTGGTGCTGTTGGTGCCTGCATGGCAGTATGAATATGCACTGTTTGCCTTAATGGCTTTATTGGCTGCGGCCGGCTCCCACCTGGGAACCTTTTTAAAAAAGGTATGCCATTCGGTGCTGCTGCTGATGGTGTTGATTTTTGTTCTCCAATCGATGTTCCGCTCGGGAACCGATGTGATTTTTTACATCTGGATATTTAGTGTCAAATGGGAAGGCATCCACTTTGCACTGCGCCTTTGCGGTATTCTGCTGGTCATTGCCAGTGCATTCATTCTCTACTTTCAAACAACAGAGGTTCAGGATTTGATATTGGCTCTGGAACAAATGGGTGTATCACCCACTGTTTCTTATGTTATCCTATCCACTCTGCAAATGATTCCCCAGACCAAAAAGCGTTCCGAAGTGATTATGGATGCCCAGCAATCCCGGGGAATTGAAACAAAGGGCAAGCTTTCCACACGTCTCAAAGCCTTTATCCCCATGCTGGCTCCGCTGATATTAAGCTCTTTCTCCGGCATTGAGGAACGGGCTCTTACGCTGGAGGCACGGGCCTTTTCTGCACCATGCAAAAAAACCAACATCCGCACGTTGGTGCACAGCAGACAGGATAAAATCTTGGGGTTTGCTGGCTGGGCTATGATGGTATGTGCGGTGATTGCGAGGGTTTTATTATGGCGTTGA
- a CDS encoding ABC transporter ATP-binding protein has product MALIELQDFSYQYPASDEFSLKNITLDIHAGDFIGIIGANGSGKTTLCNAIRGFVPSFYKGNSFGKVLLEGKDLAEIPLGDLSTRIGYVFQNPFNQISYVKETVFDEICYGLENLGVDPADMRHRTQAIMEELRIAHLSEKNPFALSGGQQQRVALASILVMDPDILVIDEPTSQLDPLGTEQVFDILDLVKHRGKTVILVEHKIEHMARYANRIVVMEDGRILAEGPTGSILSSKKLLQHGTQIPSYARLGHLLRENGYEVEKIPITHEQSLEMLQGILAKGAVNSESH; this is encoded by the coding sequence ATGGCGTTGATTGAACTGCAGGATTTTAGCTATCAGTATCCGGCAAGCGATGAGTTTTCGCTTAAAAACATTACACTGGATATTCATGCCGGGGATTTTATCGGGATTATCGGCGCCAATGGCAGTGGCAAAACCACTCTTTGCAATGCCATTCGGGGGTTTGTCCCCAGCTTTTATAAAGGGAACAGCTTTGGCAAGGTTCTGCTGGAAGGGAAAGACCTTGCTGAAATTCCGCTGGGGGACTTATCCACCCGCATTGGGTATGTGTTTCAAAATCCTTTTAACCAGATCAGCTATGTAAAAGAAACGGTCTTTGATGAAATATGCTACGGTTTGGAAAATCTGGGTGTAGACCCGGCTGATATGCGCCACCGCACACAAGCCATCATGGAAGAGCTGCGCATCGCACATTTAAGTGAGAAAAACCCTTTCGCCCTTTCAGGCGGGCAGCAGCAGCGTGTGGCACTGGCCTCCATTCTGGTCATGGACCCGGATATTCTGGTGATTGATGAGCCAACCAGCCAGCTGGACCCCTTGGGAACCGAGCAGGTTTTCGATATTTTGGATTTGGTAAAGCATCGTGGCAAAACGGTCATTCTAGTGGAGCATAAAATCGAACACATGGCCCGCTATGCCAACCGTATCGTTGTAATGGAAGATGGCCGGATACTGGCGGAAGGGCCTACCGGCAGCATACTCAGCAGCAAAAAGCTGCTTCAGCATGGCACGCAGATTCCAAGCTATGCACGGCTGGGGCATCTTCTGCGCGAAAATGGGTATGAAGTGGAGAAAATACCCATTACCCACGAGCAAAGCCTTGAGATGCTGCAAGGGATTTTAGCCAAAGGGGCGGTGAACAGTGAAAGTCATTGA
- a CDS encoding ABC transporter ATP-binding protein — protein MKVIELQDVSFAYPGGFVAVEQVNMSFEAGESVAIIGQNGAGKTTTVKMMNNLYQPTSGTVLVNGKDTREFTTAQIARKVGYVFQNPDDQLFQSSVEAEITYAPRANKIPEQESKKWIDLATELCDLKDELHTNPYNLPLSVRKFVTIACVIAMNPDVIILDEPTAGQDLHGLSLLAQMIRRLRDLGKTVITITHDMDFVIDNFERVIVMANKHVVRDGDVRELFWDHAVMEAAALKQPPICRLAWELNLGKGIVNQQQLLEALNKRSLIV, from the coding sequence GTGAAAGTCATTGAATTGCAGGATGTCAGCTTTGCTTACCCCGGCGGATTCGTTGCCGTGGAGCAGGTGAACATGTCCTTCGAAGCCGGTGAATCGGTGGCCATCATCGGCCAAAACGGTGCAGGCAAAACCACCACCGTTAAAATGATGAACAACCTTTACCAGCCTACCTCGGGCACCGTGCTGGTAAACGGCAAGGATACCCGGGAGTTTACAACTGCGCAGATCGCCCGCAAGGTGGGCTATGTTTTCCAGAATCCCGATGATCAGCTGTTCCAATCCAGCGTGGAGGCAGAAATCACCTACGCCCCCCGTGCCAATAAAATCCCGGAGCAGGAGAGCAAAAAATGGATAGACCTCGCCACCGAGCTGTGTGACCTAAAAGACGAGCTGCACACCAACCCCTATAACCTGCCTCTTTCGGTGCGCAAGTTTGTGACCATTGCCTGTGTCATCGCCATGAACCCGGATGTGATTATTCTGGACGAGCCCACTGCCGGGCAGGATTTGCACGGCCTCTCGCTGCTGGCCCAGATGATCCGCCGCCTGCGGGATCTGGGCAAAACGGTGATTACCATCACCCATGATATGGATTTTGTCATTGATAACTTTGAGCGTGTCATTGTGATGGCCAACAAGCATGTTGTGCGGGATGGCGATGTGCGGGAGCTCTTTTGGGATCATGCTGTCATGGAAGCGGCCGCACTGAAGCAGCCCCCCATATGCAGGCTTGCATGGGAACTGAATTTAGGGAAAGGGATTGTCAACCAGCAACAGCTGCTGGAGGCATTAAATAAAAGGTCACTTATCGTATGA
- a CDS encoding MFS transporter, whose product MKKTSVRSFVSVLEAYGMYLITGIACTCIGAAIMVLKEHFSVSLEQVAALASAFAFGRVIMVFFCGIITERFGVRTAFRLGFLALSVNLIFMPINTNYWVAMLLMAIAGAGMGFQDSGCPVVLSAQFPGSYSSAMSAGQAFFGAGCFLPPLAMSILLSLGLSWKLMYTIFGALAFVCFVGTFFMPESYQNAQPKQTSKQPHSSVSFKGNVLFMVCLLVGMFFYSAIVNVVHTYTTAYVMHFGAPENVAVNVLTMFSIGAMVGSILFIPILRRFSAHKIMLFNSVATLVFLGSAILMESLTVFFVNFTLAGLFSGVLFSVLITIATEDAGPHKALVASIVGLVGGASDILTPLLTGRIVNASSVTGAFLYSAAAMVITIISAAAMLSLHKRTQHS is encoded by the coding sequence ATGAAAAAAACAAGTGTGCGCTCGTTCGTTTCAGTGCTTGAGGCTTACGGGATGTACCTGATCACCGGAATTGCCTGCACCTGCATTGGCGCAGCCATTATGGTACTGAAAGAGCATTTTTCCGTTTCTCTGGAACAGGTAGCAGCGCTGGCTTCTGCTTTTGCTTTTGGCCGGGTGATTATGGTGTTTTTCTGCGGCATTATCACCGAAAGATTTGGGGTTCGAACAGCTTTTCGCTTGGGGTTTCTGGCGCTGTCGGTCAACCTGATTTTTATGCCCATCAACACCAATTACTGGGTGGCAATGCTGCTGATGGCCATTGCCGGCGCGGGCATGGGCTTTCAGGATAGCGGATGCCCGGTGGTTCTTTCGGCCCAATTCCCCGGCTCCTACAGCAGTGCCATGAGCGCCGGGCAGGCCTTTTTTGGTGCAGGATGCTTTCTCCCCCCCCTTGCCATGTCCATTTTACTTTCGCTGGGTCTGAGCTGGAAGCTGATGTACACCATCTTCGGCGCACTTGCCTTTGTTTGCTTTGTGGGAACCTTCTTTATGCCGGAAAGCTATCAGAATGCACAGCCAAAGCAAACCTCCAAGCAGCCCCACTCCTCTGTTTCTTTCAAGGGAAATGTTCTTTTCATGGTGTGTCTGTTGGTGGGCATGTTTTTCTATTCCGCCATCGTCAATGTGGTGCACACCTATACAACGGCTTATGTGATGCATTTTGGCGCACCGGAAAATGTTGCAGTCAATGTGCTCACTATGTTCAGCATTGGCGCCATGGTGGGAAGCATTCTTTTCATTCCGATTCTGCGCCGCTTTTCGGCACACAAGATTATGCTGTTTAACAGTGTTGCCACGCTGGTTTTTCTGGGCAGTGCCATTTTAATGGAAAGCCTGACTGTATTCTTTGTGAACTTTACGTTAGCAGGCTTATTCAGTGGGGTGCTCTTTTCGGTGCTGATTACAATTGCAACCGAGGATGCAGGGCCGCACAAAGCACTGGTTGCCAGCATTGTGGGCCTTGTGGGGGGAGCCTCCGATATTTTGACCCCTCTGCTGACTGGGCGCATTGTCAACGCCAGCTCTGTAACAGGGGCATTTCTATACAGCGCAGCCGCCATGGTGATTACAATTATCAGTGCAGCGGCAATGCTGTCGCTGCATAAAAGAACCCAGCATTCCTAA
- a CDS encoding nucleoside phosphorylase: MSYVQSKEVLNSKGQQYHICCKKGDVGRYVLLPGDPFRTDEIARHLENAKLVAHNREHKTWTGTLSGVAVSVTSTGMGGPSAAIAIEELIHCGADTFIRVGTCGRICEDSWDKTLEGVVLTGAVRDEGTTRQYIPIEYPAIANRTVTEALVQAAKESGANFTEGLGQSKDSFYGQHDPDSMPCAGELHTRWQAWETGHVMASEMEASTLFVLSSIRGARAGAIMAYESMTENTIQIACNAMKKLIEQDNGAGR, encoded by the coding sequence ATGTCGTATGTACAGTCAAAAGAGGTCTTGAACAGCAAAGGCCAGCAGTACCATATCTGCTGCAAAAAAGGCGATGTTGGCCGCTATGTATTGCTGCCGGGGGACCCCTTCCGCACAGATGAGATTGCACGCCATCTGGAAAATGCAAAGCTGGTGGCACACAACCGTGAGCATAAAACCTGGACAGGTACACTCAGCGGAGTGGCTGTTTCGGTTACCAGCACCGGCATGGGCGGCCCCTCCGCCGCTATTGCAATCGAGGAACTGATTCACTGCGGGGCGGATACCTTTATCCGGGTTGGCACCTGCGGGCGCATCTGTGAAGACAGCTGGGATAAAACTTTGGAAGGTGTTGTGCTGACTGGTGCAGTGCGGGATGAAGGAACAACCCGCCAATACATTCCCATCGAATACCCGGCCATTGCCAACCGCACTGTAACAGAAGCTCTGGTGCAGGCGGCCAAAGAATCCGGGGCCAACTTCACCGAGGGCTTGGGCCAATCCAAGGATAGCTTTTATGGCCAGCATGACCCGGACAGCATGCCCTGTGCAGGCGAACTGCATACCCGCTGGCAGGCATGGGAAACCGGCCATGTTATGGCCAGCGAGATGGAAGCTTCCACCCTGTTTGTTCTATCCTCCATCCGGGGGGCCCGGGCAGGCGCTATTATGGCTTATGAATCCATGACCGAGAACACCATCCAGATTGCCTGCAATGCGATGAAAAAGCTTATTGAGCAGGATAATGGGGCCGGGAGGTAA
- a CDS encoding amidohydrolase family protein: MEKYLIRGCDLANFETLGTRRVDLLVEGAFITKVQPDIVPAGDETIIEAGGKLLLPGFADCHSHLLQTFSKGYLDDYPIVEWLIRMFKIEEVMTEEDNYYAVLLGCLEGLRFGTTNINEMCGERYLDSTLQAILDSGIRATVGMSHTDIPENDVTPLCTVEQALAQSQALYEKYHGVAGGRIRTSCAPAGMPACTKEMMQALKHFTKERGLIYHTHLAEGPVETEKIRKNFGMGEGEALYHYGLLDEGTLLAHSIWLEDDELSLIAKSGANPIYCPCTNLKISDGIPKIGKMLDLGINVCIGCDGEASSSNRDMLLEAKLGAFLQKGATLRPTVMDAGTTYKMMTQNAARALKCEDTGVVEAGKRADFILVDTASDIRLSNQNTRLSNLLFAGTGDAVDTVFVDGRLILQDKKLVHFNQSHVLQKCESLLEKLDKKILTI, translated from the coding sequence ATGGAAAAGTATTTGATCCGTGGCTGTGATCTGGCCAATTTTGAAACTCTTGGCACACGCCGGGTTGACCTTCTGGTGGAGGGTGCTTTTATAACAAAGGTTCAGCCGGATATTGTTCCAGCTGGGGATGAAACCATCATCGAGGCAGGGGGCAAGCTGCTGCTGCCCGGTTTTGCCGATTGCCACAGCCATTTGCTGCAAACCTTCAGCAAGGGCTATCTGGATGATTACCCCATTGTGGAATGGCTGATCCGCATGTTCAAAATCGAAGAGGTCATGACTGAGGAAGATAATTATTACGCTGTGCTGCTGGGCTGTTTGGAAGGGCTGCGTTTCGGCACAACCAATATCAACGAAATGTGCGGCGAGCGCTATCTGGATTCCACCTTGCAGGCCATTCTGGATTCAGGCATTCGGGCAACGGTGGGTATGAGCCATACCGATATCCCGGAAAACGATGTGACACCCTTGTGCACAGTGGAGCAGGCACTTGCTCAATCACAGGCGCTGTACGAGAAATACCACGGTGTGGCAGGCGGGCGCATCCGCACCTCCTGTGCCCCGGCGGGGATGCCGGCCTGTACCAAAGAAATGATGCAGGCCCTAAAACACTTCACCAAAGAGCGGGGTCTGATTTACCACACACACCTTGCAGAAGGCCCGGTGGAAACGGAAAAAATCCGCAAAAACTTCGGCATGGGTGAAGGCGAGGCGCTATACCACTATGGCCTTCTGGATGAGGGCACACTGCTGGCTCACAGCATTTGGCTGGAGGATGACGAGCTTAGCCTCATCGCCAAATCGGGGGCAAACCCGATATACTGCCCCTGCACCAATCTCAAAATAAGCGATGGAATCCCCAAAATAGGCAAAATGCTTGATTTGGGCATCAATGTTTGCATTGGGTGTGATGGTGAAGCCAGCAGTTCCAACCGGGATATGCTGCTGGAGGCCAAGCTGGGTGCGTTCCTGCAAAAGGGTGCCACACTTCGCCCCACTGTGATGGATGCTGGCACTACCTATAAGATGATGACACAAAACGCGGCCCGGGCACTCAAATGCGAGGATACCGGCGTGGTTGAAGCAGGCAAGCGTGCCGATTTTATTCTTGTGGATACAGCAAGTGATATCCGCCTGAGCAACCAAAACACCCGCCTGAGCAATCTTCTGTTTGCGGGCACTGGCGATGCGGTGGACACTGTATTTGTGGATGGCCGACTAATTTTGCAGGATAAGAAGCTGGTTCATTTCAACCAATCCCATGTGCTTCAAAAGTGCGAATCGCTTTTGGAAAAGCTGGATAAAAAAATTCTCACCATTTAG
- a CDS encoding nucleoside hydrolase, giving the protein MKKIPVILDVDTGTDDAVAILCAALSPKIDLLALTVASGNQPLKNTVDNTLRIVELSGKDIPVYAGCPEPMVRNLMPGRALDVRMQTVEKTINGEHISIHEPHLPLPAPKTKAQEQHACSYLVETLRSTKEKITIIAVAPLTNIGMALRMAPEIAHNIEELVIMGGSVNGGNRTPAAEANFFDDPEAAQIVLKSGIPMRIFTLEATEIVECDHKDANEFRKLGKVGEFVGDLIDGFIHRCTLLDICPNQAVAIHDAITVCGVIDPDMVTNQQKNACDICLSGWADGKLVVDRRNFASANEPVSIVYDIDKVRCLQAMKNSLEGKI; this is encoded by the coding sequence ATGAAGAAAATACCTGTCATACTGGATGTGGATACAGGCACGGACGATGCGGTTGCCATTCTGTGTGCAGCTCTCAGCCCCAAAATAGACCTGCTGGCACTCACTGTGGCTTCCGGCAATCAGCCGCTGAAGAACACTGTGGATAATACCTTGCGAATTGTGGAGCTTTCCGGCAAGGATATTCCTGTTTATGCAGGCTGCCCAGAGCCGATGGTGCGCAACCTGATGCCGGGCCGTGCACTGGATGTGCGTATGCAGACAGTGGAAAAAACCATAAATGGCGAGCATATCTCGATTCATGAGCCCCATCTCCCCTTGCCCGCCCCTAAAACCAAAGCACAGGAACAGCATGCATGCAGCTATCTGGTAGAGACCCTTCGCAGCACCAAAGAAAAAATCACCATCATCGCCGTTGCCCCCCTAACCAATATCGGCATGGCCCTGCGTATGGCTCCTGAAATTGCCCACAACATTGAAGAACTGGTGATCATGGGCGGTAGTGTTAACGGTGGCAACCGCACACCCGCTGCGGAAGCGAATTTCTTCGATGACCCCGAAGCGGCTCAAATCGTCCTAAAAAGCGGTATACCCATGCGCATTTTCACCTTGGAAGCCACGGAGATCGTGGAATGCGATCACAAGGACGCCAATGAATTCCGCAAGCTTGGCAAGGTGGGTGAATTTGTGGGCGATCTGATCGATGGATTTATTCACCGCTGCACCCTGTTGGATATCTGCCCCAACCAAGCAGTGGCTATTCACGATGCCATTACGGTGTGCGGTGTCATTGATCCCGACATGGTAACCAATCAGCAAAAAAATGCCTGCGACATTTGCCTGAGCGGCTGGGCCGACGGCAAGCTGGTGGTGGATCGCCGCAACTTTGCCTCCGCCAATGAACCAGTCAGCATTGTGTATGACATTGATAAAGTCCGATGCCTGCAGGCTATGAAAAACAGTCTGGAAGGGAAGATATAG